The following are encoded in a window of Microvirga ossetica genomic DNA:
- a CDS encoding DUF899 domain-containing protein, with amino-acid sequence MTASVENGRKGGQPAMKTPPVVSQQAWEAVREQLLVKEKAQTRARDALAAERRRMPWMAVEKAYAFEGPAGRASLLDLFDGRRQLIVYRAFFEPGVFGWPDHACRGCSMVADQVAHVSHLNARGTTLVFVSRAPQADIARLKARMGWEMPWFTLTDSFDADFGVDEWHGTNVFYRDGDRVFRTYFINNRGDEQMGSTWNYLDITPLGRQEVWEDSPEGYPQTPTYKWWNWHDSYVADAAPDKKWVEVSDAGEAAFRNQHASTKP; translated from the coding sequence ATGACTGCATCGGTCGAGAACGGACGGAAAGGCGGGCAGCCTGCCATGAAGACACCGCCGGTCGTGTCGCAGCAGGCGTGGGAGGCGGTGCGCGAGCAGCTGCTCGTGAAGGAAAAGGCCCAGACCCGCGCCCGTGACGCCCTGGCCGCCGAGCGCCGGCGAATGCCGTGGATGGCGGTGGAGAAGGCGTATGCGTTCGAGGGCCCCGCGGGCAGAGCCAGCCTGCTCGACCTGTTCGACGGCCGGCGTCAGCTGATCGTCTACCGCGCCTTCTTCGAGCCGGGAGTGTTCGGCTGGCCCGACCACGCCTGCCGCGGCTGCTCCATGGTGGCCGACCAGGTCGCCCACGTCTCCCACCTGAATGCCCGTGGCACCACCCTCGTCTTCGTCTCGCGTGCGCCTCAGGCGGACATTGCCCGGCTGAAGGCGCGGATGGGCTGGGAGATGCCATGGTTCACCCTCACGGACAGCTTTGACGCCGACTTCGGTGTGGACGAGTGGCACGGCACGAACGTGTTCTACCGCGACGGCGACCGTGTGTTCCGGACCTACTTCATCAACAACCGTGGCGACGAGCAGATGGGGAGCACCTGGAACTACCTCGACATCACGCCGCTGGGTCGGCAGGAGGTCTGGGAGGACTCGCCCGAGGGCTATCCTCAGACCCCGACCTACAAGTGGTGGAACTGGCACGACAGCTACGTCGCCGACGCAGCGCCCGACAAGAAGTGGGTCGAGGTGTCGGACGCCGGAGAGGCGGCGTTCCGGAACCAACATGCGAGCACGAAGCCATGA
- a CDS encoding DUF1214 domain-containing protein, whose translation MTLYLAAEKPVSAPEGNRLPTPKGSIYRLTFRYYGPTDGVSNGIYFPPPNQRTN comes from the coding sequence TTGACCCTCTACCTCGCTGCCGAGAAGCCTGTCAGCGCGCCGGAAGGCAATCGGCTGCCGACGCCGAAAGGATCGATCTACCGCCTGACCTTCCGGTACTACGGCCCCACCGACGGGGTATCGAACGGCATTTACTTCCCGCCTCCGAATCAACGGACCAACTGA
- a CDS encoding PQQ-binding-like beta-propeller repeat protein has translation MKRSAAEILRDYGPFPDADHVHGVTFDGQHVWFASGDKLSAFDPESGKTVRSINIAAHAGTAFDGKHLFQITEDRIQKIDPETGRVLSTIPAPGGGGDSGLAWAEGTLWVGQHRGRKIHQIDPETGAVLRTIESDRVVTGVTWIDGELWHGTWEGNESDVRRVDPRTGQVLEKLEMPPGVGVSGLESDGSDRFFCGGGSSGKVRAVRRPKRDSAAKPKT, from the coding sequence ATGAAAAGATCAGCAGCCGAAATCCTCCGCGACTATGGCCCATTTCCGGACGCCGACCACGTGCATGGTGTGACGTTTGACGGCCAGCACGTGTGGTTTGCGTCAGGAGACAAGCTGAGCGCCTTCGATCCGGAGAGTGGAAAGACGGTGCGCTCGATCAATATCGCCGCCCATGCAGGAACCGCCTTCGACGGCAAGCACCTGTTTCAGATTACCGAGGATCGCATCCAGAAGATCGATCCGGAAACTGGCCGTGTGCTCTCGACGATCCCGGCGCCTGGCGGCGGCGGTGACTCGGGGCTCGCATGGGCGGAAGGGACACTCTGGGTGGGGCAGCACCGAGGCCGGAAGATCCACCAAATCGATCCCGAAACGGGAGCTGTTCTTCGCACTATCGAATCCGACCGTGTCGTTACCGGCGTCACCTGGATCGACGGCGAGCTCTGGCACGGCACTTGGGAAGGCAACGAGAGCGACGTGAGGCGGGTCGATCCTCGAACGGGACAGGTTCTGGAGAAACTCGAGATGCCGCCTGGAGTGGGTGTCTCGGGGCTCGAGTCCGATGGCAGCGATCGGTTCTTTTGCGGTGGCGGAAGCAGCGGGAAGGTGAGAGCCGTCCGCCGCCCCAAACGAGACTCCGCGGCTAAGCCGAAGACGTAA
- the gstA gene encoding glutathione transferase GstA: MKLYYASGTCSLSPHIVAREADIPLELERVDIRRTPHVTATGIDFTTVNPNSYVPALRLDDGSLLTEGAVIVQYLADLNPASGLVPPAGTPERYRVQSWLTFIATELHKMYSPWLFHPEYGAQAQGVARDKIAQRLAFVEDHLAASGPFVMGDRFCVADAYLFTIVGWSGFARIDLSGFPHLRTFMERIGSRRKVREAIDVEGLKAPATLAGAQS, encoded by the coding sequence ATGAAACTCTACTATGCCAGCGGCACCTGCTCGCTGTCGCCGCACATCGTCGCTAGGGAGGCGGACATCCCGCTCGAGCTCGAACGGGTCGACATCCGCAGAACACCCCACGTCACGGCAACCGGCATCGACTTCACGACTGTCAACCCGAACAGCTATGTGCCGGCCCTGCGCCTCGATGACGGTTCGCTGCTGACCGAAGGTGCCGTGATCGTCCAGTATCTTGCCGATCTGAATCCGGCGTCAGGCCTCGTCCCACCGGCGGGCACGCCCGAGCGCTATCGTGTCCAATCCTGGCTGACCTTCATCGCGACCGAACTGCACAAGATGTACAGCCCGTGGCTGTTCCATCCCGAATATGGTGCGCAGGCCCAGGGCGTCGCGCGGGACAAGATCGCCCAGCGGCTCGCTTTCGTGGAGGACCATTTGGCAGCGTCCGGCCCGTTCGTCATGGGCGATCGGTTCTGCGTCGCCGACGCCTATCTGTTCACCATCGTGGGCTGGTCAGGGTTTGCGAGGATCGATCTTTCAGGCTTTCCGCACCTTCGCACCTTCATGGAGCGTATCGGCTCACGCAGGAAGGTCCGCGAAGCCATAGATGTAGAAGGCCTCAAGGCTCCGGCTACCCTGGCAGGAGCGCAGTCATGA
- a CDS encoding CarD family transcriptional regulator gives MTTAKKATLAFKTGETVVYPAHGLGLITAVEQQEVAGFRLQVFVIFFEKDRMTVRVPIAKVASVGMRKIAEPALVEKALVVLTSRARVKRGMWSRRGQEYEAKIKSGDLISVAEVVRDLYRSPEQAEASYSERTLYESALETLLCEFSAVYGITHTEALTLIEQNLAKAPHPVKGTGPEADTNAEDEAAA, from the coding sequence ATGACGACAGCCAAGAAGGCTACTCTTGCATTCAAGACCGGTGAAACCGTGGTTTACCCGGCGCATGGACTGGGGCTGATTACTGCTGTCGAGCAACAGGAGGTTGCTGGATTCAGGCTCCAAGTGTTCGTCATCTTCTTCGAGAAAGACAGGATGACCGTTCGTGTTCCCATCGCCAAAGTTGCCAGTGTAGGGATGCGAAAGATTGCAGAGCCCGCATTGGTCGAGAAGGCGCTTGTGGTCCTCACCAGTCGCGCCCGGGTGAAGCGGGGCATGTGGTCTCGCAGAGGTCAGGAGTATGAAGCGAAGATCAAATCAGGTGATCTGATCTCAGTCGCCGAAGTCGTGCGCGATCTCTACCGTTCTCCTGAGCAGGCAGAGGCATCGTATAGCGAACGCACGCTCTACGAGTCGGCCCTTGAGACGCTGCTCTGTGAGTTCTCCGCCGTCTATGGGATCACTCATACGGAAGCGCTAACGCTCATTGAGCAAAACTTGGCCAAGGCACCGCATCCGGTGAAAGGTACCGGTCCGGAAGCCGATACGAATGCCGAGGATGAGGCGGCGGCTTAA
- a CDS encoding LuxR C-terminal-related transcriptional regulator — MFGDKSGGATNSIGQAESSSARVATVLLCGNALLGAGLTHLLNGTRFGVAVSGRTGDTSLSGQAEPALYIVDASGSLEQTIMLVEGAKRQRPSARVAAIANDFDLNLIQLAVSAGVDSFCLATVSREVLINVLELTVLGEQILPRSVVNCLLNHASTVSSVGRISSTSEKSAPDPRVTKLSPRETVILQSLMGGDANKVIARRLDITESTIKVHVKSILRKIGAANRTQAAMWANENLRATEKLSLVN, encoded by the coding sequence ATGTTTGGCGATAAATCCGGCGGCGCGACAAACTCAATTGGACAAGCAGAAAGCTCAAGCGCGCGTGTCGCAACTGTATTACTGTGTGGCAATGCGCTGCTTGGGGCTGGTCTGACGCATCTGCTGAATGGGACCCGCTTCGGTGTAGCCGTCAGCGGGCGTACTGGAGACACCTCATTATCAGGTCAGGCAGAACCTGCTCTGTATATCGTTGATGCCAGCGGATCTCTTGAACAGACAATCATGCTTGTTGAAGGCGCCAAGAGGCAACGTCCCTCAGCTCGCGTTGCGGCCATCGCCAACGACTTTGACCTTAACCTAATCCAGCTTGCGGTCTCGGCCGGGGTTGATAGCTTCTGCCTTGCCACGGTAAGTCGTGAAGTACTGATCAACGTCCTCGAACTGACGGTGCTCGGCGAGCAGATCCTGCCCAGAAGCGTAGTCAACTGCCTTCTCAATCACGCATCAACGGTTTCGAGCGTTGGTCGGATCTCATCGACATCTGAGAAAAGCGCTCCTGATCCGAGGGTGACGAAACTGTCGCCCAGAGAGACTGTCATCTTGCAGTCCCTGATGGGCGGCGACGCCAACAAGGTCATTGCCAGGAGGCTCGATATCACGGAGTCGACGATCAAAGTTCACGTGAAATCGATCCTGCGCAAGATCGGTGCCGCCAATCGCACCCAAGCCGCGATGTGGGCCAACGAGAACCTGCGGGCTACCGAGAAACTCTCACTCGTTAACTGA
- a CDS encoding NAD(P)H-hydrate dehydratase, with the protein MSRTPLRQPADDGDKDQRGRVLVIAGSLTVPGAALLAATAALRAGAGKLQIATCQSIAIQLGLAVPEALVLGLPETRSGEIDPSAALLLRERTTRCDAVLIGPGMIDEQMAAALTANVLDCDPGAAFVLDAAALGKLKNLATVLARHNGQVVITPHAGEMANLLSIDKHEILRNPAEVATETASLLNCVVALKGSCTYIAAPGGGAWTYNDGNIGLATSGSGDTLAGIIAGLLARGVTPLQAAQWGVYLHGEAGNRLAQSRGPLGFLARELLAEIPVIMAAFHHVR; encoded by the coding sequence TTGAGCCGTACGCCACTGCGGCAGCCGGCAGACGATGGCGACAAGGACCAGCGCGGCCGTGTGCTGGTGATTGCCGGAAGCTTGACTGTGCCTGGGGCCGCTCTGCTTGCCGCGACTGCGGCATTGCGTGCGGGAGCCGGCAAGCTTCAGATCGCGACCTGCCAGAGCATCGCGATCCAGCTTGGTCTCGCCGTGCCAGAGGCGCTTGTCCTCGGCTTGCCTGAGACTCGGTCTGGCGAGATTGATCCGAGCGCCGCCTTGCTTCTGCGTGAGCGGACGACACGCTGTGACGCGGTTCTGATCGGACCGGGCATGATCGATGAGCAAATGGCTGCCGCGTTGACGGCCAACGTATTGGACTGCGATCCAGGCGCAGCATTCGTTCTGGACGCTGCGGCGTTGGGGAAGCTGAAAAACTTGGCAACCGTTCTTGCCCGCCACAATGGCCAGGTGGTGATCACGCCTCATGCGGGCGAGATGGCCAACCTGCTGAGTATCGACAAGCATGAGATCCTGCGCAACCCGGCCGAGGTTGCGACCGAGACGGCGAGTTTGCTCAACTGTGTTGTGGCGCTCAAAGGATCCTGCACCTACATCGCTGCTCCAGGCGGGGGTGCATGGACGTACAATGACGGCAATATCGGCTTGGCGACATCAGGCTCAGGAGATACGCTCGCGGGTATCATCGCGGGCCTTCTAGCCCGCGGCGTTACTCCGCTCCAGGCGGCGCAATGGGGCGTTTACCTTCACGGCGAGGCCGGCAATCGGTTGGCGCAATCCCGCGGTCCTCTTGGATTTCTCGCCCGCGAGCTTCTCGCCGAGATCCCTGTGATCATGGCGGCCTTCCATCATGTTCGATAG
- a CDS encoding SDR family oxidoreductase — translation MADQEKRPAPTELAADHDQPAPGREADMHLKPDSDLSNYKPANKLIGKVALITGGDSGIGRAVAIAYAMEGADIAIAYNHSEGDAAETCRLVEQRGRRCLALLADVTVRADRERIIGETVSRLGRLDILVNNAAYFEGDGTLLDLEEEGLRRVFDTNIIAYMLMAQAALPHLEKTGGCIINTSSTTSLLGKKGALAYSSSKGAVNVFTKSLADELAGKYIRVNAVLPGPFWTPAIATSGEATVRSFGTFTMMGRAGQPEEIAPAYVFLAADASFVTGALLEVSGGFKSVD, via the coding sequence ATGGCCGATCAGGAGAAACGTCCCGCCCCCACTGAACTGGCAGCCGATCATGATCAACCTGCTCCTGGTCGCGAAGCCGATATGCACCTGAAGCCGGACAGCGATCTGTCCAACTACAAGCCTGCCAACAAACTCATCGGGAAGGTGGCCCTGATCACTGGCGGCGACTCCGGCATCGGTCGAGCTGTCGCGATCGCCTACGCCATGGAAGGGGCGGATATCGCAATTGCGTACAACCACAGTGAAGGCGATGCGGCTGAGACATGCCGTCTCGTCGAGCAACGCGGCCGGCGCTGCCTGGCGCTCCTTGCCGACGTCACCGTGAGAGCTGATCGTGAGCGCATCATTGGAGAGACCGTGTCTCGTCTGGGCAGGCTCGACATTCTCGTCAACAATGCCGCGTATTTCGAAGGCGATGGCACGCTGCTCGATCTTGAGGAAGAGGGTCTACGGCGCGTCTTCGATACGAACATCATCGCTTACATGCTGATGGCGCAGGCCGCGCTGCCGCATCTCGAAAAGACCGGCGGCTGTATCATCAACACCTCCAGTACCACATCACTGCTCGGCAAGAAGGGCGCTTTGGCCTATTCGAGCAGCAAAGGAGCCGTGAATGTGTTCACCAAGTCTCTCGCGGACGAACTCGCAGGAAAATACATCCGCGTCAACGCCGTGCTCCCAGGTCCCTTCTGGACCCCGGCCATTGCCACCTCGGGTGAGGCGACGGTCAGGAGCTTCGGCACGTTCACAATGATGGGTCGCGCTGGCCAGCCGGAGGAGATTGCACCGGCTTACGTGTTCCTGGCCGCCGATGCATCATTTGTGACGGGAGCGTTGCTTGAGGTCAGTGGGGGCTTCAAGTCCGTTGACTGA
- a CDS encoding DUF1214 domain-containing protein, with translation MNGPTEPIQGTNHEAEGRRRPGWPVAAIAFAVTFARDRAPPVVGFWSLTLYDEHHFFVPNEIRHYSLGTKNKTLQPNPDGSLTIYVQADPAPEAQRAIWLLAPKGADLARYLRAYWPKSAALDASCGAANRVIARL, from the coding sequence ATCAACGGACCAACTGAGCCCATCCAAGGAACGAACCATGAGGCTGAAGGCCGACGCCGTCCTGGTTGGCCCGTTGCTGCAATTGCGTTTGCAGTAACCTTCGCCAGGGACCGGGCGCCGCCGGTAGTTGGGTTCTGGTCGCTGACCCTGTACGACGAGCATCACTTCTTCGTGCCGAACGAGATCAGGCACTACTCATTGGGCACCAAGAATAAGACACTGCAACCCAACCCGGATGGCTCGCTCACGATCTACGTGCAGGCCGACCCAGCGCCCGAGGCGCAGCGGGCGATCTGGCTGCTCGCACCGAAGGGAGCCGACTTAGCCCGTTATCTGCGTGCCTACTGGCCAAAGAGTGCGGCCCTCGACGCCTCCTGCGGTGCAGCAAATCGAGTGATTGCAAGGCTTTGA
- a CDS encoding DUF4336 domain-containing protein, translating into MASATDQDGTYPPLDVLKPVTEGVWIVDSGPLHVFGLTLPIRMTVLRLSSGDLWLHSPTRFTAELRAQLEQQGRIAHLIAPDVAHWSFLQDWQRNCPNAQTWVAPGLQERRQVQKAGVKIDHILSEAPPTEWAGELEQIIVRGLGFSEVDFFHRSSRTLVLTDLVQNLEMERLPAITRIMARLNGIAAPWGRAPIYLRLVVEANRREAAQAAARLVEWQPERVIFSHGRWFERDGTEALRRSLDWLVG; encoded by the coding sequence ATGGCGAGCGCGACCGACCAGGATGGCACCTACCCGCCTCTTGATGTCCTCAAACCCGTGACGGAGGGGGTCTGGATCGTCGACAGTGGCCCCCTTCACGTATTCGGGTTGACGCTGCCCATTAGAATGACGGTGCTGCGTCTGTCCAGCGGCGATCTCTGGCTTCATTCGCCCACCCGATTTACAGCGGAGCTCCGCGCGCAGCTCGAGCAGCAGGGGCGGATTGCGCATCTTATCGCACCGGATGTTGCGCATTGGTCGTTCCTGCAGGATTGGCAGAGGAACTGCCCAAATGCTCAGACTTGGGTGGCTCCCGGCCTGCAAGAGCGCAGGCAAGTGCAGAAGGCCGGTGTCAAGATCGACCATATCCTCTCCGAGGCCCCACCTACGGAATGGGCCGGTGAGCTGGAGCAGATCATCGTCCGCGGCCTAGGGTTTAGCGAGGTGGACTTCTTCCACCGCTCAAGTCGAACACTGGTCCTGACGGATCTCGTTCAGAACCTGGAAATGGAGCGCCTGCCTGCTATCACGCGGATCATGGCACGTCTGAATGGTATTGCGGCACCGTGGGGCCGGGCACCCATCTATCTTCGCCTTGTCGTGGAGGCGAACAGACGCGAGGCGGCACAGGCGGCGGCTCGGCTCGTCGAGTGGCAGCCGGAGCGAGTGATCTTTAGCCACGGACGCTGGTTCGAGCGGGATGGGACCGAAGCCCTTAGACGATCCCTGGATTGGCTCGTAGGCTAA
- a CDS encoding LysR family transcriptional regulator translates to MRDCKCLNCYYPGMDDWNDFRLILAVQRASMLTAAAKALGIDHSTAFRRLNALEARIGVRLFERLPGGIYQATLAGERMAVAAERMEDETLALDRDLVGQDHRLSGRVRVTSSETLAYARLTQHLAAFRQVQPGIEVELIIDNRVLSLSRREADIALRPVRPKEGDLWGRKLADVAWAFYGAPARLDERDGPLSGLDDLCNHPLLGWEETAVGIRAADWLAHTAPPTAFVYRTNSLVNQLTAAKAGIGLALLPCYLGDREPRLVRALSAPVPELTGELWIVTHVDLKGTARVRAFFDVVGDGLARERSLFEGREGQQG, encoded by the coding sequence TTGCGTGACTGCAAATGCCTGAACTGCTATTATCCGGGCATGGATGACTGGAACGACTTTCGCCTGATCTTGGCTGTGCAGCGTGCCAGCATGCTGACGGCTGCCGCGAAGGCGCTGGGCATCGACCATTCCACGGCCTTTCGCCGCCTCAATGCGCTTGAGGCGAGGATCGGGGTCCGTTTGTTCGAGAGGCTGCCGGGCGGGATTTATCAAGCCACTCTCGCCGGCGAGCGCATGGCCGTGGCGGCCGAACGGATGGAGGACGAGACACTCGCTCTGGATCGCGATCTGGTTGGTCAGGATCACCGGCTGTCCGGCCGGGTGCGGGTCACGTCATCGGAAACACTCGCCTATGCGAGACTGACGCAGCACCTGGCGGCGTTTCGCCAAGTGCAGCCTGGTATTGAGGTCGAGCTGATCATCGACAATCGTGTCCTCAGCCTGTCGCGTCGCGAGGCGGACATTGCCTTGCGGCCAGTCCGGCCAAAGGAGGGCGACCTTTGGGGCCGCAAACTCGCCGATGTGGCCTGGGCCTTTTATGGAGCACCCGCTCGTCTGGATGAAAGGGATGGCCCTCTTTCCGGTCTGGATGATCTCTGCAACCATCCTCTCCTCGGTTGGGAGGAGACGGCCGTGGGAATTCGGGCAGCCGACTGGCTTGCTCACACCGCACCGCCCACGGCCTTCGTCTACCGGACAAACAGCCTCGTCAACCAGCTTACTGCCGCCAAGGCCGGCATCGGTCTCGCCCTCCTGCCCTGTTACCTTGGCGACCGTGAGCCTCGTCTCGTGCGAGCCTTAAGCGCTCCCGTGCCGGAACTGACAGGCGAACTCTGGATCGTCACCCATGTCGACCTCAAGGGCACGGCGCGGGTCCGCGCGTTCTTCGACGTGGTCGGCGATGGCTTAGCCCGGGAACGCAGCCTCTTCGAAGGACGGGAAGGACAGCAGGGATAG
- a CDS encoding helix-turn-helix domain-containing protein, with the protein MDSLITAAARALAAGDLLGVLKRVGLRDDAPALALRGIAMAQLGDFVRAKTLLQSAERAFGPREAVARARCVVAEAEIALVSRDLGWRPKALDAARATLEKHGDWVNAAHARHLEVRRLLLIGRLDKAERALAELDPAPFPPASRAAYELVVAGIAMRRVRAKVARAALARAERAACQVGIAALMREVESAFLVLNTPAARLIARGEEHLLVLEEVEAVLESGTLVVDACRHVVRGENMVVSLARRPVLFALARALAEAWPGELSRDALIKRAFHAKHADESHRARLRVEIGRLRAELRSLACVSATKQGFALAPRSAWEVVVLAPPVEDQHASVIALLADGESWSSSALALALGASARTVQRALGSLAIAGKVRSYGRGRARRWMTAPVPGFTTTLLLPGPLPSD; encoded by the coding sequence ATGGACTCGCTGATCACGGCTGCGGCGCGGGCTCTCGCCGCGGGTGACCTCCTCGGCGTATTGAAACGGGTTGGCCTGCGGGATGACGCGCCTGCCCTCGCGCTTCGTGGTATCGCGATGGCGCAACTCGGCGATTTCGTGCGAGCGAAGACTCTTCTGCAAAGTGCGGAACGCGCCTTCGGTCCCAGAGAGGCCGTGGCCCGCGCGAGGTGTGTCGTCGCCGAGGCTGAGATCGCGCTCGTGTCGCGCGACCTGGGCTGGCGGCCGAAGGCGCTCGACGCGGCGCGGGCGACGCTCGAAAAACATGGCGACTGGGTGAACGCCGCGCATGCGCGGCATCTCGAGGTCCGGCGTCTTCTCCTGATCGGGCGTCTCGACAAGGCCGAGCGTGCGCTCGCCGAGCTCGATCCGGCGCCATTCCCGCCCGCGTCGCGGGCCGCCTACGAACTGGTCGTAGCGGGGATCGCAATGCGACGCGTTCGGGCCAAGGTGGCACGCGCTGCGCTCGCTCGAGCCGAGCGTGCCGCATGCCAGGTAGGTATCGCTGCACTGATGAGGGAGGTGGAAAGCGCATTCCTCGTCCTGAACACGCCCGCGGCGCGCCTGATCGCGCGTGGCGAGGAGCACCTCCTCGTGCTTGAGGAGGTTGAAGCAGTGCTCGAGTCTGGGACTCTCGTCGTGGATGCGTGCCGTCATGTCGTGCGTGGCGAAAACATGGTGGTCTCGCTCGCCAGGCGTCCAGTGTTGTTCGCGCTCGCACGTGCGCTCGCCGAAGCATGGCCCGGCGAACTGTCGAGGGATGCGCTCATCAAGCGAGCGTTCCATGCAAAGCACGCCGATGAATCGCATCGCGCACGCTTGCGAGTAGAGATTGGGCGGCTTCGCGCCGAGCTCCGCTCGCTCGCGTGCGTGAGCGCGACGAAACAAGGGTTCGCGCTGGCGCCGCGCAGCGCGTGGGAGGTCGTCGTGCTGGCGCCGCCCGTCGAAGACCAGCACGCATCTGTAATAGCATTACTCGCCGACGGTGAGTCGTGGTCAAGCTCGGCTCTGGCGCTTGCGCTGGGAGCCAGCGCACGCACAGTGCAGCGGGCCCTCGGTTCGCTTGCGATCGCAGGCAAGGTGCGATCCTATGGTCGCGGGCGAGCACGCCGCTGGATGACCGCGCCCGTGCCGGGATTCACGACAACGTTGTTACTCCCCGGTCCACTGCCGAGTGACTAG
- a CDS encoding SemiSWEET family sugar transporter has protein sequence MQTWWLTTLGLVAGLCTSLSFVPQVLKAWREGDTEAISKRMYVASLIAYGLWIVHGLMITSVPIMLFNAVNVVLAGLILVLKLRGLKAAQGR, from the coding sequence ATGCAGACATGGTGGCTAACGACGTTGGGCCTGGTGGCGGGACTGTGCACCAGCCTCAGCTTCGTGCCGCAGGTGCTCAAGGCTTGGCGCGAAGGCGACACGGAAGCGATCTCGAAGCGTATGTACGTGGCGTCGCTGATTGCCTACGGGCTTTGGATCGTGCACGGGCTGATGATCACCAGCGTGCCGATTATGCTATTCAACGCCGTCAATGTCGTTCTCGCCGGCCTCATCCTGGTGCTGAAGCTGCGCGGCCTGAAGGCGGCACAGGGACGCTAA
- a CDS encoding histidine phosphatase family protein has protein sequence MQQRWPERLWIVRHGESAGNVARDAAHAAGLSHIDIADRDVDVPLSSLGEQQSRALGRWFASLPEEDRPNVVLTSPYLRAQRTAGLIDAEGGVCAKRNTFVVDERLREKEFGVLDRLTRSGIEQLHPDQGEFRRLLGKFYHRPPGGESWCDVILRLRSALDTISLHHSGCRVLIVGHQVVVLCLRYLLENMTEQQILHIDAEGDVANCSVTEYRLDPSIGEHGQLILQSYNFVAPLEEAGAPVTSEPDAKVAAR, from the coding sequence ATGCAGCAGCGATGGCCCGAACGGCTTTGGATCGTCCGCCACGGCGAGAGTGCTGGTAACGTGGCGCGTGATGCTGCCCACGCAGCCGGCTTGTCCCATATCGACATCGCCGATAGGGACGTGGATGTCCCCCTGAGCTCGCTGGGAGAACAGCAATCCCGTGCCCTAGGACGTTGGTTTGCTTCTCTTCCGGAAGAGGATCGCCCCAATGTTGTGCTGACCTCCCCCTACCTCCGAGCACAGCGCACTGCCGGGTTGATCGATGCCGAAGGAGGTGTTTGTGCCAAGCGCAACACCTTTGTGGTCGACGAGCGGCTGCGCGAGAAGGAGTTCGGCGTTCTCGACCGCCTCACGCGGTCGGGCATCGAGCAGCTGCATCCCGATCAGGGCGAGTTCCGCCGGCTCCTGGGTAAGTTCTATCACCGGCCACCGGGCGGAGAGAGCTGGTGTGACGTTATCCTGCGCCTTCGTAGCGCACTGGACACCATCTCACTGCACCACAGCGGGTGTCGCGTGCTGATCGTCGGACATCAAGTTGTCGTTCTATGCTTGCGCTACCTTCTTGAGAATATGACCGAGCAGCAGATCCTTCACATCGATGCTGAGGGCGATGTTGCGAATTGTTCAGTCACTGAGTACCGCTTAGATCCAAGCATCGGCGAACATGGACAGCTAATCTTGCAGAGCTACAACTTTGTGGCTCCGCTTGAGGAAGCTGGCGCGCCTGTAACATCAGAGCCTGACGCCAAAGTCGCAGCACGATGA
- a CDS encoding DMT family transporter translates to MSQGLAWILLVVAGLLDVAWAISMKYAQGYTRLGWSILSLALLGGFVFLLGRALEALPVGTAYAIWTGIGAVGTVLLGVVLFGESLNPMRLGGIGLVVAGIAALKLAPA, encoded by the coding sequence ATGAGCCAGGGTCTTGCTTGGATATTGCTCGTTGTGGCAGGGCTTCTCGACGTCGCCTGGGCGATCTCTATGAAGTATGCCCAGGGCTACACGCGGCTCGGCTGGAGTATCCTGTCCCTGGCTCTTCTCGGCGGCTTTGTCTTCCTGCTCGGACGCGCCCTGGAGGCCCTTCCGGTCGGCACGGCTTATGCCATTTGGACGGGGATCGGTGCCGTAGGAACTGTCCTGTTGGGTGTTGTCCTGTTCGGTGAGTCGCTCAACCCCATGCGATTGGGCGGGATCGGGCTCGTGGTGGCAGGCATTGCGGCATTGAAGCTCGCCCCAGCATGA